Genomic window (Paraglaciecola psychrophila 170):
AAAACGCATATGAATTAGCGGGATCCGCATCGTAAAGGGGCCCCATTTAATACCAGGTTGAACTTCTCCGTCAGGTCTTGTCTTTAGCATATGGTTACTCTCGGATTGGACTAAAATTAAAACGTACACACTTATTAGCATGTCGCTACGTCATTGCTTGTTAAAGTTGAGTTATAAAATTAAGCAAAATATAATTACATCATTATTAACATAAAAAGAACAATCGTTTTACATGCTCAAGGTGCTTCTATCAGAAATAATGATAAACACATTTACACATTTGAAGCGGTGATACTCTTAAAATAAGGACAAATCAGACTAATATGGACGTTTGAAGCGACAGTTTTTGAACTTCAATTAAGGAGTAATATTGAGTTTTTGTTTTTCATTCTGGTTTCTCGATTAACAGGTTCAACATGTTAGTAGCCTGCAGTATTCACATACTTTTATGTCCTAATTTATGTATCTCACGACTTGTATATGCCTAAAAACTATTTTCAAGGTGTTGATTCAACGTACTTTCTCCGTAGTTTATATTATATTAGGGACTTATACAGGTGTTCTGAAATTCCGAAATTGAGAACATCAATAATTGTAAACGAAAATATTATTGTTCTATGCAGAGTCGCATTTCTAAGTGTTACAACTTTGTGAATTCGAAGCTTATAACCCTATACCCTTTTGGATAAAACTATGAAACATGAAGAGTTACCTGAAAATCATTCAGATCCGTTATTAAACGTTCTGCATATCACCATTCGATTCGCGATTAGAATTCTTGCTTGTTTGATGGTGTTAGTAATTTATTGGAGCATTGCAGACGTTGTTTATGTTCTGTACCAAAAGCTTTCTTCCCCACCTATTTACCTATTAGATGTTGAAGATATTCTGCAAACTTTTGGTGCTTTTATGCTGGTATTAATAGCTGTGGAGATATTTATAAACATTCGATTGTATCTTGGCTCGAATGTTATCCCAGTAGAATTAGTCGTGGCTACAGCTCTGATGGCTGTTGCACGAAAAGTCATAGTATTAGATCTCAAAATTGTTTCGGCAGAGCAAATTATTGGTATTGCTTTAGTCACTATTGCTCTGGGAGTAACGTACTGGTTAATCAAACATAAAAACAAGTGAGCCCAAATAAGACTAAAAGAACAGTCAATTTAGGCATTCATTAATGTTTAATTAGTCTCTTTACCTACAGTCGAGACATAACTAAAACGGCTTAGTTTTCGCTTACGTCAGCTTCAGGATGTGCTTTCAAACTAAGCTCTAACAGTTCTTGGTGCGCATCTTTCATATGCTGCGCCAATTCGTGTATATCAGGCATCAGCTTTTGACACGAAATTAATCCAAAGTCGAGCCAACCATTGTAACTTTGCAATGTGATGTTCAATCCCATTCCGTGATAAGGGATCGAGACTGGGTAGGTACTGATTTGTTTGGCGCCAGCAAAGTACAACGTAATGTTAGGACCAGGAACATTAGAAATCAGCACGTTGGCAAACGGTGGTACCGAGTTTGCGACTCTGGTACGAGTTAACGTCGAGGCGATGCTACTCACTAACCAGGGAGCACCGATTGAGGGAAAGTCAGTGGGCATAATGGCTTTTACATCAGACATCAATGTTTTGGTGTGGGTGGAAGAAACATTGATGGCTTGGAGCCGCTCCAAAGGGTCTTTGATATTAGTTGCAAGACTCATTCGGGCCATAGACACTTGGTTACTGAGTTCGGTGTTACCTTCAGGGCGCACACTGACTGGTATAGCTGCCAACAGAGGTTCTTTGGCGTAAAATCCCTCATCTTTGAAGTAACGATTCATACCCTCGCCAGAGATTGCCATAACCACATCATTAAGACTGACATTATTGAGCTTAGCGATTTTTTTACTCTCGGCATAAGGAATAGAAAAACGTGCAAAACTACGCTGATTGGTAATGGTAGCGTTGAGCGGCGTCTTGGGTGCAAGCCAGTTCATGCGATGGGCATTGCTTCCGTCAGGGGACTTAGTGGGTCTGAGCATGGCCAAAGCTTTGAGTGTTAACTTTGGCATGTTTTTGGTCAATTTAATTGATTGGCTAATGTTATGCATCACACCTGACGCCGTAAGTTCGGCAATACCATAGTTGTCTGCCCTAGCAGATTCTCTGCGGCGCTTACGCTTGTTCACTGCACGGGGTACTGCCGACACGTCCATAATGGCTTCCATTAATACTTGGCCGCCCATACCATCGAGCGCAGCATGATGCATTTTAGAATAGAGTCCCACATAGCGGGTGCCCTTAGGTGAGTCTGAGGGCACGGGTAAACCATCGAGTATATGCATCTCCCATAAAGGGCGGCTACGATCTAGCAAGCTAGAGTGCAATCGAGCTACCAGTTTATCCACACTCCCCCTAGTCGCAGGTGGCGGTACAATCACATGTCGGATGTGGTAGTCAATATCGATAGCCTCATCCATAACCCAAATCGGATTAGCGATATCGAATGGCATATTGATTAACTTGCGCTGAAAAATAGGTGCCATGTGCATGCGATTTTGAATATGGGTTCGCACATCCTCCATAAAATCACCTTCATAATCTGCAGGCAGCTCTAATATGCTCAGGCCACCAACATGCATCGGAGTTTCAGGTGATTCCAAGTGTAAAAATGCCGCATCTAAGCCGCTAAGGTGATCCATTGATTTTCCTTCAGGTTGTTGAAAAACGTTTTAATGAGGTCCCTTTCATATGGACTACATCACCTGCCTCAATGCCAACAATAATCAAGCGTTCATTTATTAAATATTCATAAAACGTTTTGCATAACTTGATTAACCTCATCCAAGCATGAAGTGAGGAGAAATATTCAATACTGAATTTAAAGTACCGCTAATTTTTGTTTAAAGCAACGGCCTAATATGTAGGCTTTGCATCTGAAGAATATAGGCAGTATGTTCTATACTAGGATGAAATAATAATTAGCTTAAACTAACTATTATTTAAAGAATCTCTAATTTAAGCAATTACTTATCTAAAGAATCACTGTGTCGATTCGTTAAATAGTATTGGCAATGAGTTAATAAAATAATCAAATTTGACCGATTTTATAATGTAGGGCTGACATTTTATTAAAGGGCGATGATGAATGCCCTTATAAAACTTTACTCCGCCCTATTAATACTCTGGGCCTTAACTTTAAAATTTCGACTAATAATAGCTTCTCGGTGGATAGAGTAATTCTGTCAGCTATGCCTAAAACTCGTTGCTCTATGGGCAGAAGTGCTGATAAGCGAGCCATATAAAACTGGTAAACAGCTTCTTTACCTGCGGCCAAAAGTGGACTGGCTAAAACTAACTTGCCTTGGACGAAGTATGTGTTGATGTCACCGAGCGAGAGTAAAATAGGTTTAGTTCGAACTTTCAACGGTTTTAAGGTTTTTTTATCGCAAAACCGATTAATATTAAGCGCGGCATGAAGCCCCATGTCTAGAGCTATACTGGCTTGCTTAGGTAATGAGCTTGATAGCGTAGCAGAATCACCTGCAACAAAAATACTACTAAACTCTGTAGTTTGTAAGTACTCATTGACTGCTAATCCATTAGAAGTAATCGGTGTATTGATGTCGTTAAGATAATCAGGCAGCTTGGTGCCAGCAGACCAAATGGTTAAGTCTGAATCGATAGATTTGTTGTCACTGAAATGAATACTAGATTGTTTAACTTCAATGATTTTTTGGTTGAAGTGAAAACTAACTTGGTAACTTTTACACTGGCTTATAACGTCATCAGACAACTTTTCTGGCAAGGCTTGCAGCAATCTTGAGGCACTGTCGATGACGTTAAAGTGCAGTTGCTTGTTTGATGCATATTTGCGTAATAATTCGCCCAACACTTCTACCCCAGTAAAACCTGCACCAACAATACTGATATTAACGGGATGTTTGTTGTTATTTAGAAGGGCCTCAATATCATTATGTATTTGTATTACATCATCAGCCGTACGAAATCCATATGCATATTCGCTAGCGCCTTTAATGCCATAGTTTGATCGTGAATGGCCAGATGCAATCAACAATACATCATAATTGAGTATCTGCTTGTCATCTAATGTGACGGTTTGCAAAGCGCCGTCAATGCTAGAGACAGTTTGGTTAATAAAGCGGTGCCCTAATCTTGTGATAATAGTGTCTAGATTTAAACTTAGACTGGTTTCTTTTTTAACGTCTGACAAAATTTCATGGATGTTAGGTGTCCACTGAAAATCCTGCTTGGCATCAATGACGGTTACGTCATGGCTTTTACATAGCTTGCTTACGGCGGTAAGGCCCGCAAAATTGGCGCCAATAACTATAATACGAGACTTTTTTCGATTGAGTGTCAAAAGGAATTTCCTGAATAGTTAAAGACTTAAATTAATTATGGTTAGACTAACATTTAAATTGGATAACTACCCAGACAGCGATGTTAATTCAATTAGGTACTTTTGAATATTTACAATGGTTGTATGGATAACTGTCTAGATGATAATTGTAAATAAACTTACTTAATCTCAATTAACATTTCATTGCGACGCCAGATAGGCAACGTTAAAGGTCCATTGTAGCCAGCTTTTACTGGCTCACTGATAGCCACGTAACCATTTTCAGTGATCCAAGTTTTAAGGATGAGGGTGTATTTCTCTACGTTACTGTTGCTCAATGTTCCGCTAAACTGAATGCTAGCCACTTTATAATCTTTAAGCTCACTCAAGTATACTTCAGGGTTAGTAGGTTTAGGCGTTGTTGCCAATGTGAAATCTTTTGGCATCACGAATGACATCATCGAATTGTCGGCACTGTCATTCATAAACACAGGTGCAGTCATTGATATTTCTGAGCCTTTTTTCACGTCTTTTTTATCGTTCATAATGACGGGAGCTGTCATAGCAATTTCTGTTGCCCCTTCATTATCGCCGGTAATATAGCTGAACAATTTTCTAAAAGCACTGTTACCACTTTCACTGGACATACTAGTAGACACCAATACCATTGAATCATAGTTACGCACTTCAATTTTCTGAGCCTCGTCGGCCTCTAGAAGAGTATACGGAGCTGTAGCCACATCACTTTGGCCCACAACTGAACACCCAGTCACAAATATTGATGTCAATATTGATAATATAAATTTCACTATAACCCCGTTCATTATATTTCTATTGCAAATTTATTTTTGAGTCGCGCATCTAATTTTTGGGTCGCGCGCCTATAAGATATAAACAGGTTACAAACCTTATTTACTGTCTAAGTCACATACTTTAAAACAAATAGCTTAAAAAGCGTAGAGTAATCCAAAAAAACCATTAACCGCAACGCTTCCGTCCGCAATTGGACTATTTTTCACATCACTAGGTAGAGACTGCCAACGTAAATTTGCCACCATATTCCATTGCTTGTTTATTTGATAATATCCGCCCAACGTGACCCCTAGCGGAAGCACACTGCCAGCTTCGTATTGAAAGTAAACAGAATTGTTTTGCTCGTCTGCATCCACACCAAAATAATAATCAGCATAATCAGCAGACAAATATTCCAATTCTGCTCCAAGGTTAATCATCCACTTACGTTTTGGGTGAGTAAAGAGGGTTCTTTGCAACCCAACAACTGCGCGCTGCCCTTGATGCTTATTAGAGATATCTGTTACCAAAGAAACAGATATAGTCGCAAAATCGAGGGGGTGACTATAGTTAACACCCAACATAAACGAAAAATCACGGTCTTTTATACCCTACAGCCTATCGCTATCGTTAGTATCAAGCTCATTAGGTGGCAAGTTTACACTCAATGCAATGGACGGCTCTCCCCGCTCAAATCCACTGAGTTTGTAAGCCAAAGAGGGACCACGCCAACTAAACCTTTTCCCTTCGTAAGTGATGATGGGTAATACCTTTATTTCTGTATCTGTTCCTAGGTATGGGTTAAAAGGAAAAATAGTCGCTATTCCAGCAGACCATTGAGTCAATAAAATCGGGCTGAACAATAGGCTAAAACTAAGTAGAGCTAAATATTTCATTAATATTCCGGATAATAAAAAATACATAATTCATATCAAATAATACCCTTTAATCAAAGATCACTTAAACACAGCAGCAAACTTTATTATTCCAATTTACCTTTGTTAATCGATGTTGCTTTCATCCCCAAAGATTTTGTTACCTAACCTGAACTCGAGTTAAGGCGTGCCGCGTTCTTAAAAACAATTTAATAAAACAGTACGTTAGGACGTAAAAATGATTTGCTAAAATATTGAATGCATCCAGTGCTGATATTATTGTGTTTATCGAGGCGAGCTTGTGAAGGAATAGCCAGCTATTGAGAGCAAGTGTACGAGCATATTAAAGTTTGAAACTCGCACAACTAAATAAAACCCGCTGTCCGACGGGTTTGTGCCAATTGCCGACATAAGGTTCTAGTCTAGAAAAGGCTTAAAACGACCTAAAGCGGTCGTAAGAGAATTCGAACTATCAGATTATATTGAGCGCAAAATCATCATACGATTAATCAAATGTGACTGACGGCAATGAGCGAAAAACAGACAAACAAGTTAATCATCTTAAGGACGGCAATTCCGACATTACTGACATTAGTAGGATTGAGCTATTTCCAATTACATCACAAATAATTTAACTTTGTTCTGAAAATCCTCAAGTCAGCCTCCGAGTTCATGTTCAGCTATGCTGAAGGTGCTCAAACCATCACAAACGGGAGGCTGTTATGTCATTTTACTCGGGCATTGACTTACATTCAAACAATCACGTCGTGGTTGTTATTGATGAAGAGGATAATAAAGTTGTGGATAAGCGTATCGACAACAATTTACACACCACACTTGAAGTACTTGCCCCTTAAAAGGGAGAAGATAAAAGCGGTGGCTGTTGAATCTACTTTTAACTGGTATTGGTTAGTGGATGGCCTAATGGAACATGGTTATCAAGTGGAGCTGGTCAACACGGCGGCCGTCAAACAATACGACGGTTTAAAGTACAGTGGTGACCATCAGGATGCCTTTCACCTTGCGCATTTGATGCGATTAGGGATATTGCCTACGGGTCATATTTATCCACCTGAATATCGACAAGTACGGGACTTATTGCGACGTAGGCGTCAATTGGTGAAACATGCATCCAGCCATATGATAAGCATTCAAAATCAAATTTGGCGCTCGTTAGGGTATCGGGTCAACTGTGTCGATATTCGTAAAAAGACCTTCACGTTACCTTTCGAGCCTGATAGTTTTTTATATTTTTCAGCCAAAAGTAATCTCATCATGCTCAAAGAATTGGACAAACAGATTGCCATCATTGAACAACAAACACTGGAAGCGGTTGAACTTAAAGATGAATTTAAACTGCTCACAACGGTGACCGGTATTGGCCCTATTTTAGGCTTAACCATTATGTTGGAAACAGAGGATATCAACCGATTTTCAGCCGCAGGCAACTACGCCTCTTATTGTCGTTGCGTTAACAGTGTGCGTGAAAGTAACGGCAAGAAGAAAGGCACAGGTAACCGTAAAGCAGGCAATAAATACCTGTCATGGGCCTTTTCCGAGGCTGCCCATTTTCTAGTGCGGTTTGATGCCAAAGCCAAACGCTTTTACGAGCGTAAAAAACAAAAGCGCAATGGTATTGTTGCCATTAGAGCTGTCGCCCATAAAATCGCCAGAGCGGTATTTCACATGTTAAAGAATAAACAGGCCTTTGATATCGAACGCGCCTTTAGTTAGTTTCCCGGTGTCATTCAGCCAGCAATCGGGGTTGGATATTAAACCAGTGTTATTCTGAATGGAGGGTGATATCGGACTTTATTTTGTTCGCCCGCATGTTAAGCCAAGTAGGGTCTGGAAGGTGAAAGCCTAGCCACCACCTCTGTGCGTATATCGCATTGGATAACATGGGGAACTGACGTTTTTGTGGCGCACAATGTGCGTGGGAAATTGGCCTTAACAGGCCAAGGACTAGAGCCAGATGGGTGACCGTTGCGGATAAATTATCCAGCACAACCAATAGAAAAACATATTAGCGAATAAAAACCGGAGCACGCTGTAAGGAAACACAAACTTAAATGTTTGCTAAAAAGCGATCCGACTTTTATCGCACTGTTGACAACGGCTGACTTATGGGTGACCCCGATAGTTTTGAATGAGTCGCGCACCGTCCATGGGTCATTGGGTGAATTTAATTTTTTTAGCAATAAAAGGGTATTTAGTGAATTTTTGGTTAAATGAATTAGGTGGTGGATTGGCGTTAGTTTAACGCTACCGCGCGTTGTTACAAAAATGATGTTTTAGGACATCATTTTATATAGTTGACATGTTTGTTCCTATTAATGCTGGATAGTTCTAATTTACGAGAGCCTACCCAACATTAATTAGGGGTAAATTAACCTTTATTCATCCGTTCCAGTTGGCGTATCTTTCTATTAATCTCTGGAAGTTGTTCTGTTAGATATTTTTTCCTTGCAATAAGTCTTGATACGCATGGAGTTTTATTAATGTAGGTTTCTTTCCAGTTGTCTGGAAATAAATTGCTAGTTAAAATATCGTTGTATTGATCGAATGTTGTCGAAAGTAATTCCTGATAATGTATATCTCCTATCTTAGATATATCTTTATCGTCAAGTTCGCCTAAGTTTTTTTCAGCTCGATATTCGTTAACTTTTTTGTAAAAAGACTCCGCTCGGTCTGATATTTCTAAAAAATCTGCATTACTGACAACAGTCTTCGGATCTAAACCATTTAGGAAATCTTTAAAGTCATTGGTAAACATTAGAAATGCATTTAGAGCTGACAAGTCTTTTCGTTGAAGTCCATATTCTACCATAGCCAGTGACTGTAAAATGTGTTCTTTGGCTTCCTTATTATCACTTCCTTCTGAGTATGCAAATCTAGCATTATTCAATTCGTCCATAACCAACTGACTTAAACCTACAGATACGTTTCCTTGCACTACTAGTTGTTGAGCAGCTTTGCTGCGAACTTCGCTACTAACCTCATCGGATTGAACTAAAACCAATAAAGCCAACAGGTCGTCATCATTGGCAAATTGAATTAAAGATTCCTTATCAATTTCTTTATAAGGCTCCAGATATTCATCGTTTAAGCGAAAAAGCTGTATACCTTCATTGGTATCTGAGACATATGCATAACCTCTAGAAAGCATCCATTCTTTCTTTAGTTTTTTTGCGTATAAATAGTCTTCTTGGGATAAATCTTCGGCTGCAACACACCAATTTTCTTCATAGCTGTACTGCTTTGATTCAATACTCTCTCCTTTTCTCAAGGTTTCAGCATACAAGTCATTTGCCTTGTTTTTAAGAGCTTGTATTTGTTTATCTATCTTGGTGTCTGATGATAGAATAGGTCTTACTAAATTTACTTGTTGTTTTTGTACAACAGGTTCGGATTTGGATTTGTTAATGTCGGCATGTATTTCAGGATAATTATCCTTTGATATTATGAAAAAATAGATGCCAATTAATGTTATAAAAAGTAGTATTACGACGACTACTTTTAAATTAACTTTTCTTTCCATTTGTTTCGCCTCCAATTAATTACAGTTATCACGTATAGTGGCATCTCTATTTGCAACACATCGAGCTACTCCAGCATCTCTGTTTGCTTTTTCCTGATTGTAGCATTTTAGATAATTATCAGAACCTTCGCTTGCTGTAAAAAAACGGCGCGTTTGCGGATTCATCTTTCTGATTTTCATCATTACATTCTGTAGATATTGTTGTGGCAAATGTCTGAAGCTCTCTAGCGACACAACTAGAGTGCGTGGCAACCGCTGATCGGGTTCCTTTCTCGCAGACTTCTTCTTTATCAATCTCAGGTACAGGTGTGTGTGGTGTAGGTGATGTAGGTGATGTATTACCACCACCACTACCACCATAAGCACTATACCCAAATCCTGGTAGTGAAGAACTAGCGCCAAACCCAGAAGTAGAAGTGCCACTTACAGAAATGACCTCGAGCACTGCTGGAGGATCATTCTGTTGAACAAATGCCAATGTGTTTAAGGAAAAAACAACCGATATTATGGCAAGTAAATTTATATTTTTTTCATCGTCTATAATCCATATAGTGCAATTATTATCCATATCTACTAAAGATTGAATGCTAGCCCCAAGTCCACAATAGCAAAATTTTTATTTCATTTTCATACGCGGTTCAGTCGGGCAATAAAGTATCCAGATAAATTTGGTATTGTACAAGTAAGAAATTAGCCGATTAAATAGAAACATAATATGTATACCTATTTAATGTTAGCTATAGTGTCTAAGTGAACATCATTTGAGAGCATTCCAACGGTAGCAACGAGCTTAAACCAGCCCCACAAACAAGCAGTAAATTTTAGTCAAACTTACCCTGAATCCTAACATGGTTCCTCAAATCTCAATGACCGCTTAGTCGGCAGGCTGTGTAAAAACTATTGATCACCTTTTGGTCTAAGTACGTGATGTTTATGATCAATCAGTCTTAGCCACCGATCCAACTTTAAGACCGAATTTAGTATCATAAAATGGTAAGCCAAACCAGAGTATATCTAACATGTCTCACCATATTAAAGGTCAACCAAGACACCAATCGACACTCTTCCCAGAATCAATAGATGACTTTGTTACCGAAGATAATCCAGTTCGAGTTATCGATATGTTTGTTGACCACCTTGATTTATTAGACTTAGGTTTTGAGACCGTTAACCCAAAGCTTACTGGCCGCCCAGGCTATCATCCTTCTACAATGTTAAAACTCTGCATCTATGGTTACTTAAAGCGCATTCAGTCATCTCGCAGGTTGGAAAAGGAAAGTCACCGCAACGTTGAATTAATGTGGTTGCTTGAGCGTTTAAGACCTGACTTTAAAACTATCGCCAACTTTAGAAAAGATAATGGCAAGGGGATCAAAAATGTCTGCCGCAAGTTTGTTGAGTTATGTCGTCAGCTCAGAAATATCGGGGTCAGAACAACGTTAAACGAATTAACTTTTACGCCAGCCCGGTTTTCTGACGGGAGGTAAGGCATGTAATCTTCTACCTGTTAGTGATGCCAGTTCATTTTTAAACCTTTCATTACCTAAAGCCATACCTGACTTAGTAGCCGCTCTAATATCTTCTAATAATTTACCTTCAACTGACATTGATCAGAGTAAATCGAAAAATTTCTATTAAATTGCTCTGCAGCCCTTTATTTTCAAGGTTTGAAATTTTACGGCTAATAAAATAGCAAAAAAATTAAAATCGATTTTTTCTTATTTACAATACATTTTGAAAATCAGTGCCCGTTTCTATTGAGCTACAGCTAAATCAAAATTATCAATAACTGTCTGCTCAACGTCAGCTCTATTACACTAAATAACGCGATCAAATAAAGTGAGTTTAACTCCCCTTATTCAAAGAACGCCTCCATAGAAGGTAAGTCTTCAATTTCTTTATTTATCTCTTCAGCTGCTTCCTTGATAATCTCGATACATAATTCGATGTGGTTGACTTCTAAGGCAGATAAACCTTGTTCTAGTGCTTTATCCTTTGCTATATCTATTTTACTGAGTACCGTTTTAATCATTTGACTCATGAGCAATTGCATACGAGGTAATGATATTTCAAACTCATCAGCAAAGTCGGCTAGCATATAGGCTGAAATAGGTGAGTTAAAGTTACCCGCGTTTCCAGTATTGTACTCTCCAATTGACATCGCATAATGTTGTGGAATAACGTTTTCTTTAGCACGTGTACCGTCAACTTGGGAGTTTTGTACTTCTCTGATGATGGCCTCTATATTCACTAGGTCATAAAAAGGTGTTAGTTCTAAGCCTTTTTTACCTACAAAAAAGCTGATGTTTTTACCATGTGCATCATAGTTACGTACTAAAATATTGAACGTCATCCAACGAACAAGTTGGGCCTGATAAGCTTCAGAATTAGTCGTTTCAACTGCAAATAATTTGGGGAACGAAACACCATCGCGGATATATATGCCATCGCCTTCATCACCATATTGGCGTTCATATTTATATGACGGAGGAAGGTTAGTCGCTTGGCAACCATCAATAACATGTCGGCGTAATACACGAGAGTTATCAGGCACAACACGCCTGTCGAAACGTTCAATCACAAAAGCTCGTACGCCACCATAGGTGCGTACTTCAAC
Coding sequences:
- a CDS encoding phosphate-starvation-inducible PsiE family protein, translating into MKHEELPENHSDPLLNVLHITIRFAIRILACLMVLVIYWSIADVVYVLYQKLSSPPIYLLDVEDILQTFGAFMLVLIAVEIFINIRLYLGSNVIPVELVVATALMAVARKVIVLDLKIVSAEQIIGIALVTIALGVTYWLIKHKNK
- a CDS encoding WS/DGAT/MGAT family O-acyltransferase, yielding MDHLSGLDAAFLHLESPETPMHVGGLSILELPADYEGDFMEDVRTHIQNRMHMAPIFQRKLINMPFDIANPIWVMDEAIDIDYHIRHVIVPPPATRGSVDKLVARLHSSLLDRSRPLWEMHILDGLPVPSDSPKGTRYVGLYSKMHHAALDGMGGQVLMEAIMDVSAVPRAVNKRKRRRESARADNYGIAELTASGVMHNISQSIKLTKNMPKLTLKALAMLRPTKSPDGSNAHRMNWLAPKTPLNATITNQRSFARFSIPYAESKKIAKLNNVSLNDVVMAISGEGMNRYFKDEGFYAKEPLLAAIPVSVRPEGNTELSNQVSMARMSLATNIKDPLERLQAINVSSTHTKTLMSDVKAIMPTDFPSIGAPWLVSSIASTLTRTRVANSVPPFANVLISNVPGPNITLYFAGAKQISTYPVSIPYHGMGLNITLQSYNGWLDFGLISCQKLMPDIHELAQHMKDAHQELLELSLKAHPEADVSEN
- a CDS encoding MipA/OmpV family protein is translated as MKDRDFSFMLGVNYSHPLDFATISVSLVTDISNKHQGQRAVVGLQRTLFTHPKRKWMINLGAELEYLSADYADYYFGVDADEQNNSVYFQYEAGSVLPLGVTLGGYYQINKQWNMVANLRWQSLPSDVKNSPIADGSVAVNGFFGLLYAF
- a CDS encoding IS110 family RNA-guided transposase, coding for MAVESTFNWYWLVDGLMEHGYQVELVNTAAVKQYDGLKYSGDHQDAFHLAHLMRLGILPTGHIYPPEYRQVRDLLRRRRQLVKHASSHMISIQNQIWRSLGYRVNCVDIRKKTFTLPFEPDSFLYFSAKSNLIMLKELDKQIAIIEQQTLEAVELKDEFKLLTTVTGIGPILGLTIMLETEDINRFSAAGNYASYCRCVNSVRESNGKKKGTGNRKAGNKYLSWAFSEAAHFLVRFDAKAKRFYERKKQKRNGIVAIRAVAHKIARAVFHMLKNKQAFDIERAFS
- a CDS encoding MipA/OmpV family protein, encoding MKYLALLSFSLLFSPILLTQWSAGIATIFPFNPYLGTDTEIKVLPIITYEGKRFSWRGPSLAYKLSGFERGEPSIALSVNLPPNELDTNDSDRL
- a CDS encoding SOUL family heme-binding protein, with product MKFILSILTSIFVTGCSVVGQSDVATAPYTLLEADEAQKIEVRNYDSMVLVSTSMSSESGNSAFRKLFSYITGDNEGATEIAMTAPVIMNDKKDVKKGSEISMTAPVFMNDSADNSMMSFVMPKDFTLATTPKPTNPEVYLSELKDYKVASIQFSGTLSNSNVEKYTLILKTWITENGYVAISEPVKAGYNGPLTLPIWRRNEMLIEIK
- a CDS encoding NAD(P)/FAD-dependent oxidoreductase gives rise to the protein MTLNRKKSRIIVIGANFAGLTAVSKLCKSHDVTVIDAKQDFQWTPNIHEILSDVKKETSLSLNLDTIITRLGHRFINQTVSSIDGALQTVTLDDKQILNYDVLLIASGHSRSNYGIKGASEYAYGFRTADDVIQIHNDIEALLNNNKHPVNISIVGAGFTGVEVLGELLRKYASNKQLHFNVIDSASRLLQALPEKLSDDVISQCKSYQVSFHFNQKIIEVKQSSIHFSDNKSIDSDLTIWSAGTKLPDYLNDINTPITSNGLAVNEYLQTTEFSSIFVAGDSATLSSSLPKQASIALDMGLHAALNINRFCDKKTLKPLKVRTKPILLSLGDINTYFVQGKLVLASPLLAAGKEAVYQFYMARLSALLPIEQRVLGIADRITLSTEKLLLVEILKLRPRVLIGRSKVL
- a CDS encoding HipA domain-containing protein, whose protein sequence is MTSGTNVNNLYVFLSHHKKIATISIPVGSDTEISLTYESSWVEEGFAVSPYLPLDGNFDHRAVRNYLQNLLPEGKGLEEITSNTTISKNNTFGLIKIIGEETSGALSFRGEGSDAKETTFREVTTDELDEKLTRFKAVGESITYWDGRTRLSVAGVQDKLNFLEVDGKLGFGEGELCSNKIVKFETGKAPFIAVNELFTMLLADEAGINVPPVEVRTYGGVRAFVIERFDRRVVPDNSRVLRRHVIDGCQATNLPPSYKYERQYGDEGDGIYIRDGVSFPKLFAVETTNSEAYQAQLVRWMTFNILVRNYDAHGKNISFFVGKKGLELTPFYDLVNIEAIIREVQNSQVDGTRAKENVIPQHYAMSIGEYNTGNAGNFNSPISAYMLADFADEFEISLPRMQLLMSQMIKTVLSKIDIAKDKALEQGLSALEVNHIELCIEIIKEAAEEINKEIEDLPSMEAFFE